One window of the Magnolia sinica isolate HGM2019 chromosome 19, MsV1, whole genome shotgun sequence genome contains the following:
- the LOC131235569 gene encoding monooxygenase 2-like, producing the protein MAKTVTPVELFLNGEREREREREREREMEIYEEVVIVGAGIAGLATALALKKVGVRALVLERSHELRAAGAAITLFPNAWRALDALGVAAKLTSIYHPIHGGSITSVATGAQQQVSFSGPLDRQGMEVRSVHRKTLLEALAEELPAGTIRFSSKLASISSNETLQESPTYVLHMDDGTVVKTKVLIGCDGVHSAIARWLGLSAPVYSGRAAVRGLAVFPEGHGLNHEVQQYVGDGFRAAFVPLTNKDVYWFITYQKSLINGEETRDPELIQKDVLENLAKNLPEIYLDMARRCDLDTLTSAPLMFRYPWDVIFGTISKGTVTVAGDAMHPMTPELGQGGCLALEDAVILGRCIGNSLLENRKLESKSVKDALERYVKERRWRAAGMITGAYFSGWAQLAGSGWLSRFIRDKIFYGLLFSKLVDATHYDCGKLPSISSPIDNNKLD; encoded by the exons ATGGCAAAAACAGTGACTCCTGTGGAATTGTTTTTaaatggtgagagagagagagagagagagagagagagagagagagagatggaaatcTACGAAGAAGTGGTGATCGTTGGAGCAGGGATCGCAGGGTTAGCAACGGCTCTGGCGTTAAAGAAGGTAGGAGTCCGGGCATTGGTTCTTGAGAGGTCTCACGAGCTACGTGCAGCTGGTGCTGCCATTACTCTTTTCCCCAACGCCTGGAGAGCACTCGATGCCCTTGGAGTTGCTGCCAAGCTCACTTCCATCTATCATCCTATCCATGG GGGATCCATTACCAGTGTGGCTACTGGAGCTCAACAGCAGGTTTCTTTCTCTGGACCCTTGGACAG GCAAGGGATGGAAGTGAGGTCGGTGCATAGGAAAACATTGCTGGAAGCTTTAGCTGAGGAACTGCCAGCTGGCACGATTCGGTTCTCGTCAAAGCTTGCATCCATCAGCAGCAACGAAACACTCCAAGAGTCTCCTACTTATGTCCTTCACATGGATGATGGCACTGTTGTCAAAACAAAG GTGTTAATAGGGTGCGATGGGGTGCACTCAGCAATCGCGCGATGGTTGGGACTTTCCGCTCCCGTTTATTCAGGTCGTGCAGCAGTGCGTGGTTTAGCTGTATTCCCTGAAGGACATGGGCTTAACCATGAAGTCCAGCAGTATGTAGGTGACGGTTTCAGGGCAGCTTTCGTTCCTCTGACTAATAAAGACGTTTATTGGTTCATCACCTACCAAAAATCATTAATCAATG GAGAAGAGACCAGGGACCCAGAGCTGATACAGAAGGACGTATTGGAGAACTTGGCCAAGAACCTCCCTGAAATTTACTTGGATATGGCGCGACGTTGTGATCTGGACACATTAACATCTGCACCATTGATGTTCAGGTACCCATGGGACGTCATATTCGGTACCATATCTAAGGGTACTGTAACAGTTGCTGGCGACGCTATGCATCCAATGACACCTGAACTCGGCCAAGGTGGTTGTTTAGCACTGGAGGATGCGGTCATCCTTGGACGGTGCATTGGGAATTCATTACTCGAGAATAGAAAACTTGAATCGAAAAGCGTTAAGGACGCATTAGAGAGGTATGTTAAGGAGCGGCGATGGCGTGCAGCTGGGATGATTACTGGGGCTTACTTTTCAGGGTGGGCGCAGCTAGCAGGCTCAGGATGGCTATCAAGGTTCATCAGGGATAAGATCTTCTATGGGTTGCTTTTCAGTAAGTTGGTCGATGCTACACACTATGATTGTGGAAAGTTGCCATCAATTTCTTCTCCGATCGACAATAATAAACTAGATTGA